A single genomic interval of Cupriavidus necator harbors:
- the frc gene encoding formyl-CoA transferase translates to METKALQGVRILDMTHVQAGPSATQLMAWLGADVIKVEMPGRGDITRSQLRDVPNADSLYFTMLNSNKRSLTLNMKTPEGKALLEDLVQRSDVLIENFGPGVLERAGFDWDHLQDLNPRLVYASIKGFGPGPYADCKAYENVAQCMGGSASTTGDAEGVPTVTGAQIGDSGTGVHCVVGILAALLQREHTGRGQRVEVAMQDAVLNLCRVKLRDQQRLANGPLREYPNEEFGDHVPRAGNASGGGQPGAALRCAPGGPNDYVYVIIQPQGWEPLMRLCGREDLITNPDYATPEARLKHLADCFAVIEKWTGGRSKFDVMAALNEVDVPCGPILSMKDLIEDESLYQRGYLKALEHPQRGSYVQLGCPITLSASPVEIERSPLLGEHTEEILEWLGRSPAQIAAMKLAGAV, encoded by the coding sequence ATGGAAACCAAGGCACTGCAAGGCGTTCGCATCCTGGACATGACCCACGTCCAGGCGGGCCCCTCGGCCACGCAGCTGATGGCGTGGCTGGGCGCGGACGTGATCAAGGTGGAAATGCCCGGCCGCGGGGACATCACCCGCAGCCAGCTGCGCGACGTGCCCAATGCCGACAGCCTGTACTTCACCATGCTCAACAGCAACAAGCGCAGCCTGACGCTGAACATGAAGACGCCCGAAGGCAAGGCGCTGCTCGAAGACCTGGTCCAGCGCAGCGACGTGCTGATCGAGAACTTCGGGCCGGGCGTGCTCGAGCGCGCGGGCTTTGACTGGGACCACCTGCAGGACCTGAACCCGCGGCTGGTCTATGCCTCGATCAAGGGCTTCGGCCCGGGGCCGTACGCGGACTGCAAGGCGTATGAGAACGTGGCCCAGTGCATGGGCGGTTCGGCCTCCACCACGGGCGATGCCGAGGGCGTGCCCACTGTCACCGGCGCGCAGATCGGTGATTCGGGCACGGGCGTGCATTGCGTGGTCGGCATCCTGGCCGCGCTGCTGCAGCGCGAGCACACCGGCCGCGGCCAGCGCGTGGAAGTGGCGATGCAGGACGCGGTGCTGAACCTGTGCCGCGTCAAGCTGCGCGACCAGCAGCGCCTGGCCAACGGCCCGCTGCGCGAGTACCCGAACGAAGAGTTCGGCGACCACGTGCCGCGCGCCGGCAATGCCTCGGGCGGCGGCCAGCCGGGCGCGGCGCTGCGCTGCGCGCCGGGCGGCCCCAACGACTATGTCTACGTCATCATCCAGCCGCAAGGCTGGGAGCCGCTGATGCGCCTGTGCGGGCGCGAGGACCTGATCACCAATCCGGACTACGCCACGCCAGAAGCACGCCTCAAGCACCTGGCCGACTGCTTCGCCGTGATCGAGAAATGGACCGGTGGCCGCAGCAAGTTCGACGTGATGGCGGCGCTCAACGAGGTCGATGTTCCGTGCGGCCCGATCCTGTCGATGAAGGACCTGATCGAGGACGAGTCGCTGTACCAGCGCGGCTACCTGAAGGCGCTGGAGCACCCGCAGCGCGGCAGCTACGTGCAGCTGGGCTGCCCGATCACGCTCTCGGCATCGCCGGTGGAGATCGAGCGTTCGCCGCTGCTGGGCGAGCATACCGAAGAGATTCTCGAGTGGCTGGGGCGCTCGCCCGCGCAGATCGCCGCGATGAAGCTGGCCGGCGCGGTATGA
- a CDS encoding GntR family transcriptional regulator, with translation MSAQSQSIVQPNGLALSVQPINAGASLRDQAYAMLRQAIADADIYQSRDEIRLDERVLSEAMGVSRTPIREAMTLLEQEGFLRTVPRRGIYIMRKTKREIVEMIQMWAALESMAARLATENATDAEIAQLRSMFDSFRDSTPAEHIEEYSDANIAFHQAIVQLSKSHIIMDTIRNIFIHVRAIRKMTISQSDRAARSIVDHLRIIEALEKRDTELAERLVRQHSLDLADYVERHCDFLD, from the coding sequence ATGTCTGCGCAAAGCCAATCCATCGTCCAGCCCAACGGGCTGGCCTTGTCCGTGCAACCGATCAATGCCGGCGCGAGCCTGCGCGACCAGGCCTACGCCATGTTGCGCCAGGCCATCGCCGACGCTGACATCTACCAGTCGCGCGACGAGATCCGCCTCGATGAGCGGGTACTGAGCGAGGCCATGGGTGTCAGCCGCACGCCCATCCGCGAAGCCATGACGCTGCTGGAGCAGGAGGGCTTCCTGCGCACCGTGCCCCGGCGCGGCATCTACATCATGCGCAAGACCAAGCGCGAGATCGTGGAGATGATCCAGATGTGGGCCGCGCTGGAAAGCATGGCCGCGCGGCTGGCCACCGAGAACGCCACCGATGCCGAGATCGCGCAGCTGCGCAGCATGTTCGACAGCTTCCGCGATTCCACTCCGGCCGAGCATATCGAAGAGTATTCCGACGCCAATATCGCCTTCCACCAGGCGATCGTGCAGCTGTCCAAGTCGCACATCATCATGGACACGATCCGCAATATCTTTATCCACGTGCGCGCGATCCGGAAGATGACGATCTCGCAGAGCGACCGGGCGGCACGCTCCATCGTGGACCACCTGCGCATCATCGAGGCGCTGGAGAAACGCGATACCGAGCTGGCCGAGCGGCTGGTGCGGCAGCATTCGCTGGATCTGGCTGACTACGTGGAACGGCACTGCGACTTCCTCGACTGA
- a CDS encoding 2-dehydropantoate 2-reductase yields the protein MKVCIYGAGAIGGYVGAQLARAGAEVSFVARGPHLAAMQEHGVRLLIDGEERVAKVRCTSDPRELGHQDYVFITLKAHSVPGVVDQMQPLLGPETAVVTGVNGIPYWYFYKHGGDLAGSTLESVDPGGRQWKGLGPERAIGCVVYPAAEIVAPGVIKHVYGKKFPLGEPDGSRSARVTRLSEMMMAADLDAPVRDNIRDEIWLKLWGNLCFNPISALTHATLDVITADPATRALSRQMMVEAQGIAERFGVKFRVDVERRIDGAGAVGAHKTSMLQDLEAGRAMEIDPLLTVVQEMGRLVAQPTPMCDAVLGLIKQRDTMAKLAA from the coding sequence ATGAAAGTGTGTATCTACGGCGCAGGCGCGATCGGCGGCTATGTCGGGGCGCAGCTGGCGCGCGCGGGGGCGGAGGTCAGCTTCGTCGCGCGCGGCCCCCATCTCGCGGCAATGCAGGAACATGGTGTCAGGCTGCTGATCGACGGCGAGGAGCGCGTGGCCAAGGTGCGCTGCACCAGCGATCCGCGCGAGCTCGGACACCAGGACTATGTGTTCATCACCCTCAAGGCGCATTCCGTGCCGGGCGTGGTGGACCAGATGCAGCCGCTGCTGGGGCCGGAAACCGCGGTCGTCACCGGCGTCAACGGCATTCCGTACTGGTATTTCTACAAGCATGGCGGCGACTTGGCCGGCAGCACGCTGGAAAGCGTCGATCCCGGCGGGCGCCAATGGAAGGGCCTGGGGCCGGAGCGGGCGATCGGCTGCGTGGTCTATCCCGCGGCTGAGATCGTTGCGCCGGGCGTGATCAAGCACGTCTACGGCAAGAAGTTTCCGCTGGGCGAGCCGGATGGCAGCCGCTCGGCGCGCGTGACCCGGCTCAGCGAAATGATGATGGCCGCCGACCTGGACGCCCCGGTGCGCGACAATATCCGCGACGAGATCTGGCTCAAGCTGTGGGGCAACCTGTGCTTCAACCCGATCAGCGCGCTCACGCATGCCACGCTCGACGTCATCACCGCCGACCCGGCCACGCGGGCGCTGTCGCGCCAGATGATGGTTGAGGCGCAGGGCATCGCCGAGCGCTTCGGGGTGAAATTCCGCGTCGACGTGGAGCGGCGCATCGACGGCGCCGGTGCCGTGGGCGCGCACAAGACCTCGATGCTGCAGGACCTGGAGGCCGGGCGGGCCATGGAAATCGACCCGCTGCTGACCGTGGTGCAGGAAATGGGACGTCTGGTCGCGCAGCCCACGCCGATGTGCGATGCCGTGCTGGGTCTGATCAAGCAGCGCGACACGATGGCCAAGCTGGCCGCCTGA
- a CDS encoding TerC family protein has protein sequence MEASLALLQDPAAWAALATLVAMEIVLGIDNLIFISILTNKLPEAMREKARKVGISLALVMRLGLLATIAFIVKLTEPVFTILGQGLSWRDIILIAGGAFLVWKATREIHHHVTAAEEGEEGGTAKAVQSFAAAIGQILVLDLVFSIDSIITAVGMTEHVQIMFVAVIAAVMAMLFAATPLANFINRNPTIVMLALAFLMMIGMTLIAEGLGTHVPKGYIYTAMAFSAAVEGLNMLARQRRQRRRASGQA, from the coding sequence ATGGAAGCGTCGTTGGCATTGCTGCAGGACCCCGCCGCGTGGGCGGCACTGGCCACCCTGGTGGCCATGGAAATCGTGCTGGGGATCGACAACCTGATCTTCATCTCGATCCTGACCAACAAGCTGCCTGAAGCCATGCGCGAGAAGGCGCGCAAGGTCGGCATCAGCCTGGCGCTGGTGATGCGCCTGGGCCTGCTGGCCACCATCGCCTTCATCGTCAAGCTCACCGAGCCGGTGTTCACCATCCTGGGCCAGGGGCTGTCGTGGCGCGACATCATCCTGATCGCGGGCGGCGCCTTCCTGGTCTGGAAGGCCACGCGCGAAATCCACCACCACGTCACCGCCGCCGAAGAAGGCGAGGAAGGCGGCACGGCCAAGGCGGTGCAGAGCTTTGCCGCGGCCATCGGCCAGATCCTGGTGCTCGACCTGGTGTTCTCGATCGACAGCATCATCACCGCGGTCGGCATGACCGAGCATGTGCAGATCATGTTCGTGGCGGTGATCGCCGCGGTGATGGCGATGCTGTTCGCGGCCACGCCGCTGGCCAACTTCATCAACCGCAACCCGACCATCGTGATGCTGGCGCTGGCCTTCCTGATGATGATCGGCATGACGCTGATCGCGGAGGGCCTCGGCACCCATGTGCCCAAGGGCTATATCTATACGGCGATGGCGTTCTCGGCCGCGGTCGAGGGGCTGAACATGCTGGCGCGGCAACGGCGCCAGCGGCGCCGGGCCAGCGGGCAGGCCTGA
- a CDS encoding glucan biosynthesis protein — protein sequence MMNRRTLLVSATASAALAALGITPSVLAASRIKLGDAQPFGFDALIERARALAGKPYAPPPSPPADVLSRIDYDAHGKIRFRTDDALFASGPGQFPVTFFHLGTYFRTPVRMHVIERAKGGPGKAREIVYDDAYFDMPADSPAHKLPPGSGFAGFRFQESRLGDQKTRDWRKNDWVAFLGASYFRAIGDLYQYGLSARGIAIDVAEAGKSEEFPAFTHFWFETPEGNGDTVTVYALLDGPSIAGAYRFVMQRGKAVIMDVECALFLRKDVGRLGLAPLTSMFWFSEGIKGTAVDWRPEVHDSDGLALWNGAGEHIWRPLNNPPQTTASAFSDDNPKGFGLLQRDRLFDHYQDGVNYERRPSLWVEPRDGWGAGSVQLVELRTDDEIHDNIVAMWVPKAPAKAGSTYRLRYRLHWQADEPFPSPLARCVATRLGNGGQPGQPRPKGVRKFMVEFKGAPLEKLPFGVKPEAVLTASRGSFSYVFTEAVPNNVPGHWRAQFDLTADGNQPVDIRLFLRLNGKPLSETWLYQYHPFQSPAG from the coding sequence ATGATGAACCGCCGAACCCTGCTGGTCTCCGCCACTGCCTCCGCCGCGCTCGCCGCACTGGGCATTACCCCGTCGGTGCTGGCAGCCAGCCGGATCAAACTCGGCGACGCCCAGCCATTCGGTTTCGACGCCCTGATCGAACGCGCCCGCGCACTGGCCGGCAAGCCCTACGCGCCGCCGCCGTCACCGCCCGCGGACGTGCTGTCCCGCATCGACTACGACGCCCACGGCAAGATCCGCTTCCGCACCGACGACGCGCTCTTTGCCAGTGGCCCAGGCCAGTTCCCGGTCACCTTCTTCCACCTCGGCACGTACTTCCGCACGCCGGTGCGCATGCACGTGATCGAACGCGCCAAGGGCGGCCCCGGCAAGGCCCGCGAGATCGTCTACGACGACGCCTACTTCGACATGCCGGCCGACAGCCCCGCGCACAAGCTGCCGCCGGGCAGCGGCTTTGCCGGCTTCCGCTTCCAGGAAAGCCGCCTCGGCGACCAGAAGACACGCGACTGGCGCAAGAACGACTGGGTTGCCTTCCTCGGCGCGTCGTATTTCCGCGCCATCGGCGACCTGTACCAGTACGGGCTGTCCGCGCGCGGCATCGCCATCGACGTGGCCGAAGCCGGCAAGTCCGAGGAATTCCCGGCCTTCACCCATTTCTGGTTCGAGACGCCCGAGGGCAACGGCGATACCGTCACGGTCTATGCCCTGCTGGATGGCCCCAGCATCGCCGGCGCCTACCGCTTCGTCATGCAGCGTGGCAAGGCCGTGATCATGGATGTGGAGTGCGCGCTGTTCCTGCGCAAGGATGTGGGCCGGCTGGGGCTGGCGCCGCTGACCTCGATGTTCTGGTTCTCTGAGGGCATCAAAGGCACCGCCGTCGACTGGCGCCCGGAGGTGCATGACTCCGACGGCCTGGCGCTGTGGAACGGCGCCGGCGAGCATATCTGGCGCCCGCTGAACAACCCGCCGCAGACCACGGCCTCGGCGTTTTCCGACGATAACCCCAAGGGCTTCGGGCTGCTGCAGCGCGACCGCCTGTTCGACCACTACCAGGACGGCGTCAACTATGAACGCCGCCCGAGCCTGTGGGTCGAGCCGCGCGACGGCTGGGGCGCCGGTTCGGTGCAGCTGGTTGAGCTGCGCACCGATGACGAGATCCACGACAACATTGTCGCCATGTGGGTGCCCAAGGCCCCGGCCAAGGCCGGCAGCACCTACCGCCTGCGCTACCGGCTGCACTGGCAGGCCGACGAGCCCTTCCCCTCGCCGCTGGCGCGCTGCGTGGCCACGCGCCTGGGCAATGGCGGTCAGCCGGGCCAGCCGCGGCCCAAGGGCGTGCGCAAGTTCATGGTCGAGTTCAAGGGCGCGCCGCTGGAGAAACTGCCCTTCGGCGTCAAACCTGAAGCCGTACTGACCGCATCTCGCGGCAGCTTCTCCTACGTCTTCACAGAAGCCGTGCCCAACAATGTGCCGGGCCACTGGCGTGCACAATTTGACCTGACCGCCGACGGCAACCAGCCGGTCGATATCCGCCTGTTCCTGAGGCTCAACGGCAAGCCGCTGTCGGAGACCTGGCTCTATCAATACCATCCGTTCCAGTCGCCGGCGGGCTGA
- a CDS encoding GntR family transcriptional regulator, whose amino-acid sequence MISQEFAGAAESGQAASLPRSERAYQQLRAAIQAGQLPPGTRLREVELAESLGLSRTPVREALSRLESEGLVVNEPNRGMMVTQLDASMVSELYVMREVLEGTAAALAARHATDVEISLLRDIVERDLAIADDPDRLALNNRLFHETLHRCAHNRYLLKTLRSLHESMALLGRTTLAVPGRARSSYEEHISLVEALEKRDPALAEQIARRHIQQAYKVRLSLWIQEQSGS is encoded by the coding sequence ATGATTTCTCAAGAGTTCGCCGGCGCCGCCGAGAGTGGCCAGGCCGCATCGCTCCCGCGCTCGGAGCGCGCCTACCAGCAACTGCGCGCCGCCATCCAGGCCGGCCAGCTGCCCCCCGGCACGCGGCTGCGCGAGGTGGAACTGGCCGAATCCCTGGGCCTGTCGCGCACGCCGGTGCGTGAAGCGCTGTCGCGGCTGGAGTCCGAAGGGCTGGTCGTCAACGAGCCCAACCGCGGCATGATGGTCACCCAGCTCGACGCCAGCATGGTCAGCGAGCTGTACGTCATGCGCGAAGTGCTGGAAGGCACCGCCGCCGCGCTGGCCGCGCGCCATGCCACCGACGTGGAGATCTCGCTTCTGCGCGATATCGTCGAGCGCGACCTGGCCATCGCCGACGACCCCGACCGGCTCGCGCTGAACAACCGGCTGTTCCACGAAACCCTGCACCGCTGCGCCCACAACCGCTACCTGCTGAAGACGCTGCGCTCGCTGCATGAGTCGATGGCACTGCTGGGACGCACCACGCTGGCGGTACCAGGGCGCGCGCGCAGCTCCTACGAAGAACACATCTCGCTGGTCGAGGCGCTGGAAAAGCGCGACCCGGCACTGGCCGAACAGATCGCGCGCCGGCATATCCAGCAGGCCTACAAGGTGCGGCTGTCGCTCTGGATCCAGGAACAGTCGGGCAGTTGA
- a CDS encoding EamA family transporter encodes MPPLVLLCLLITYVVWGTTYLAIRFTLESFPPLFMMGTRFLCAGLLLAAWLAWRGTPMPSWRLLRNCAVPALFLLVGGMGLTAIAEQTISSGATTVMIGSMPIFALVWSACFGNRPKWYEYVAIAIGSLGILVLTAGAEFRVSTGGVVALMLAVASWSFGSQLARRMELPQGAAAFAAEMLIGGVVLMVLSALRQEPWPASVSAQAGWAWVYLVVAGSLVAFSAYMYLVSTVSQTLSASYVYVNPPVALAMGAWLGGEQIAPQTLGAVMLILVALAVLSLGTLRTARAQAA; translated from the coding sequence ATGCCCCCGCTTGTCCTGCTGTGCCTGCTGATCACCTATGTGGTCTGGGGCACGACCTACCTGGCGATCCGCTTTACGCTGGAGAGCTTTCCGCCGCTGTTCATGATGGGCACGCGCTTCCTGTGCGCGGGCCTGCTGCTGGCCGCCTGGCTGGCGTGGCGGGGCACGCCGATGCCGTCGTGGCGGCTGTTGCGCAACTGCGCGGTGCCGGCGCTGTTCCTGCTGGTGGGCGGCATGGGCCTGACAGCGATTGCCGAGCAGACGATTTCTTCCGGTGCCACCACGGTGATGATCGGGTCGATGCCGATCTTCGCGCTGGTCTGGAGTGCCTGCTTCGGCAACCGGCCGAAATGGTATGAGTACGTGGCGATCGCAATCGGCAGCCTGGGCATCCTGGTGCTGACCGCGGGGGCGGAATTCCGCGTCAGTACCGGGGGCGTGGTGGCGCTGATGCTGGCAGTGGCGAGCTGGTCATTCGGCTCGCAGCTGGCGCGCCGGATGGAGCTGCCCCAAGGCGCCGCGGCATTTGCCGCGGAGATGCTGATCGGCGGCGTGGTGCTGATGGTGCTGTCGGCGCTGCGGCAGGAGCCGTGGCCGGCATCGGTCAGCGCGCAGGCCGGCTGGGCCTGGGTCTACCTGGTGGTGGCGGGGTCGCTGGTGGCGTTCTCTGCCTACATGTACCTGGTGTCCACTGTCAGCCAGACGTTGTCGGCCAGCTATGTCTATGTAAACCCGCCGGTGGCGCTGGCGATGGGCGCATGGCTGGGCGGCGAGCAGATCGCGCCGCAGACGCTGGGTGCCGTGATGCTGATCCTGGTGGCGCTGGCCGTGCTTAGCCTGGGCACGCTGCGCACGGCGCGGGCCCAGGCGGCCTGA
- a CDS encoding helix-turn-helix domain-containing protein, translating to MKPHLQTTIATLIAAGKGQREIARITGVDRKTIRGYQAQFAAAQQAKSPTVTTGSEPQIPPPRPPATGAHQLSACAPYQEFVRAQVQLHRNATAIYHTKISSISTDYWPWRPTAK from the coding sequence TTGAAGCCGCATCTACAGACCACCATCGCTACGCTAATCGCCGCTGGCAAGGGTCAGCGGGAGATCGCCCGGATCACTGGCGTCGACCGCAAGACGATTCGGGGGTATCAAGCGCAATTTGCCGCCGCGCAGCAGGCAAAGTCCCCCACGGTGACCACCGGCTCTGAGCCGCAAATTCCCCCACCCCGACCACCGGCAACTGGCGCACATCAATTGTCGGCGTGCGCGCCATACCAGGAGTTTGTGCGAGCCCAGGTGCAACTGCATCGGAACGCCACGGCGATCTACCACACCAAGATCTCGTCGATCAGTACGGACTACTGGCCATGGCGGCCTACTGCGAAGTGA
- a CDS encoding sigma-70 family RNA polymerase sigma factor — MDKDFTDDALREMIPRMRRFAISLTRNDATADDLVQACLERALVRRTSRQDAGDLRAWLFSILYRLFLDGQRRAKRYALVLSLFGVGSDEDSAPSAEDMVVARSALESFNKLSAEQRALLILVTVEGLSYREAADALDVPIGTIMSRISRARKTLREFSEGRVVPPSMQVLK, encoded by the coding sequence ATGGACAAAGACTTTACAGATGATGCGCTGCGCGAAATGATCCCGAGAATGCGCCGCTTTGCGATATCGCTAACGCGCAACGACGCCACTGCCGACGATCTGGTTCAGGCGTGCTTGGAGCGCGCGCTGGTGCGTCGGACTTCTCGACAGGATGCCGGCGACTTACGCGCCTGGCTGTTTTCAATCCTCTACCGTCTCTTTCTTGACGGCCAGCGTCGCGCCAAGCGGTATGCACTGGTGTTGTCGCTGTTTGGCGTTGGCAGTGACGAAGACAGCGCACCATCGGCCGAAGACATGGTTGTGGCAAGATCGGCCCTCGAGAGTTTCAACAAATTGTCTGCCGAGCAACGCGCGCTGTTGATCCTGGTGACGGTGGAAGGCCTGAGTTACCGGGAGGCCGCCGATGCGCTGGACGTGCCGATCGGCACCATCATGTCGCGCATATCGCGGGCCCGGAAGACGCTGCGCGAATTTTCCGAAGGCAGGGTCGTCCCTCCCTCCATGCAGGTCCTCAAATGA
- a CDS encoding anti-sigma factor family protein: protein MKMLIPTEPELHAYVDGELDETRRRQIESLIASQPELARQAEQIRQESQRLRASMEPPPADTPVRLDPFRIRRELRDRMRHRVAVAASLVLALTVGGMGGWQTREIAFQQNYLPMADAMSAYRLFAVSDTPQMVDVKTSDPRQLQTWLDQHFVQPAPLPDFSSYGFRPVSGRLMSSEQGTAAMILYQNQKMESIVYYVRPPGNLLHFSNGARKEGNLLAQYWRNGRYFYAVVSATDTPTTLPVQRALEPGRI, encoded by the coding sequence ATGAAGATGCTCATTCCCACCGAACCCGAACTCCATGCCTATGTCGATGGCGAGCTGGATGAAACGCGGAGACGGCAGATCGAGAGCCTGATAGCCAGCCAGCCCGAATTGGCGCGGCAAGCTGAGCAGATCCGGCAGGAGTCACAGCGATTGCGCGCAAGCATGGAGCCTCCGCCGGCCGATACGCCAGTACGGCTCGATCCATTCCGTATTCGTCGCGAGTTGCGCGATCGCATGCGGCACCGGGTGGCCGTAGCGGCGTCCCTGGTGCTGGCCTTGACCGTGGGTGGTATGGGTGGCTGGCAAACGCGTGAGATCGCCTTCCAGCAGAACTATCTGCCAATGGCCGACGCGATGTCGGCCTACCGGCTGTTCGCTGTCAGCGACACACCGCAGATGGTGGACGTGAAGACCAGTGATCCACGTCAGTTGCAGACCTGGCTGGACCAGCATTTCGTGCAGCCGGCACCGTTGCCCGATTTCTCATCATACGGATTTCGGCCGGTCAGTGGTCGCCTGATGTCATCGGAACAGGGCACGGCGGCAATGATCCTCTACCAGAACCAGAAGATGGAGTCGATCGTCTACTACGTACGGCCGCCCGGCAATCTGCTGCATTTCAGCAACGGCGCGCGCAAGGAGGGGAACCTGCTCGCCCAGTACTGGCGTAACGGCCGCTATTTCTATGCGGTGGTTAGCGCCACCGATACACCGACGACATTGCCGGTACAGCGCGCCCTCGAGCCGGGCAGGATCTGA